A part of Drosophila ananassae strain 14024-0371.13 chromosome 2R, ASM1763931v2, whole genome shotgun sequence genomic DNA contains:
- the LOC6493210 gene encoding uncharacterized protein LOC6493210 isoform X2, producing the protein MMTCGTCRGHKEKSIKCLVAALDTIKEHALMMQRESEESAKTIETLKAHNDKLHRALDLLKERQESIVQVEKRRRVSPKRKKDDISPLPQSQDSLNMNIAINSIDISDEDFEMEEEESIAETEPAISPRKLRLPSRKHDIRNLENMQPNNVSTANQGWLRRTPKNSGVLTKLSLTQKGSNLNLKQTRLKFEGNKTSASEKDVIEESPNVSSSSKRARPPRSLLQSAATENALNANDSKTTGSSDNKVSNLTFEMNEDDIDPDTQIMPPPGSPPALKIDESSDSVVLLTPATQDIIFLNDTTEDINKMGTMDMLAEIMKEDDDACSNALRQFEKKMIDQQKQVENNPPKPLKASIPKANVIKEEPVSQMESDLGNESTKMPEDIEKYMLDIENEDSKESEEEFPQPIVIKEENLSFKDRYNIDCEECEKFINFMGPNLTDEKIKSYLRNCKHIGDGNASPPGFWNPHMVSFAENDPRNEVLIDTRFRDGAKNLQKK; encoded by the exons ATGATGacgtgtggaacatgtcgagGACACAAGGAAAAAAGCATAAAGTGCCTGGTTGCAGCTTTGGACACGATCAAGGAACATGCATTAA TGATGCAGCGGGAGTCTGAGGAGAGCGCCAAGACTATAGAAACGTTAAAAGCCCATAACGATAAGTTGCACAGGGCCCTGGATTTGCTTAAAGAACGCCAAGAGTCCATTGTTCAAGTGGAGAAGCGGCGGAGAGTCTCTCCCAAGAGAAAGAAAGATGACATATCCCCACTGCCCCAAAGCCAGGACTCCCTCAACATGAATATAGCAATAAACAGCATCGACATCTCCGATGAGGACTTTGAAATGGAGGAAGAGGAAAGCATTGCAGAAACGGAACCCGCTATCAGTCCTCGTAAATTGAGACTTCCGAGTCGAAAGCATGATATTCGGAACCTGGAAAACATGCAGCCGAATAATGTCTCTACAGCGAACCAGGGCTGGCTCCGCAGAACGCCTAAAAATTCCGGTGTTTTAACTAAACTGTCTCTCACTCAAAAAGGCAGCAACTTGAACTTGAAGCAAACCCGTTTAAAGTTCGAGGGAAATAAAACAAGTGCCAGCGAAAAGGATGTGATCGAGGAAAGCCCCAATGTGAGTTCAAGCTCAAAGCGGGCGCGTCCTCCTCGATCTTTATTGCAGAg TGCCGCCACCGAGAACGCTTTAAACGCCAACGACTCGAAAACGACTGGTAGCAGCGATAACAAAGTGTCCAACCTCACATTTGAGATGAACGAGGACGACATTGACCCGGACACTCAGATAATGCCGCCACCAGGTTCCCCTCCAGCTTTAAAAATCGACGAATCTTCCGACAGTGTGGTTCTGCTTACTCCTGCCACTCAGGACATAATCTTCCTAAACGATACCACAGAGGATATTAATAAAATGGGAACAATGGATATGCTTGCGGAGATTATGAAGGAGGACGACGATGCCTGTTCCAACGCTTTGAGGCAATTCGAGAAAAAAATGATAGATCAGCAAAAGCAGGTCGAAAATAATCCCCCTAAACCTTTAAAGGCATCTATTCCAAAAGCTAATGTCATAAAAGAAGAACCCGTTTCCCAAATGGAATCAGATTTAGGTAATGAATCGACAAAAATGCCAGAGGATATTGAAAAGTATATGTTGGACATTGAAAACGAGGATAGCAAAGAATCGGAGGAGGAGTTTCCCCAACCCATTGTCATTAAGGAAGAAAATTTGAGCTTCAAAGATCGATACAACATTGATTGCGAGGAATGTGAAAAG TTTATAAACTTTATGGGCCCTAATTTGACtgatgaaaaaattaaatcctATTTGAGAAACTGCAAGCATATCGGCGATGGAAACGCATCACCACCTGGGTTCTGGAATCCGCATATGGTTTCCTTTGCAGAAAACGATCCCAGGAATGAGGTTTTGATAGATACACGGTTCCGTGACGGTGCAAAAAATCTACAGAAAAAATGA
- the LOC6493210 gene encoding uncharacterized protein LOC6493210 isoform X3 has translation MMTCGTCRGHKEKSIKCLVAALDTIKEHALMMQRESEESAKTIETLKAHNDKLHRALDLLKERQESIVQVEKRRRVSPKRKKDDISPLPQSQDSLNMNIAINSIDISDEDFEMEEEESIAETEPAISPRKLRLPSRKHDIRNLENMQPNNVSTANQGWLRRTPKNSGVLTKLSLTQKGSNLNLKQTRLKFEGNKTSASEKDVIEESPNVSSSSKRARPPRSLLQSLQCRHRERFKRQRLENDW, from the exons ATGATGacgtgtggaacatgtcgagGACACAAGGAAAAAAGCATAAAGTGCCTGGTTGCAGCTTTGGACACGATCAAGGAACATGCATTAA TGATGCAGCGGGAGTCTGAGGAGAGCGCCAAGACTATAGAAACGTTAAAAGCCCATAACGATAAGTTGCACAGGGCCCTGGATTTGCTTAAAGAACGCCAAGAGTCCATTGTTCAAGTGGAGAAGCGGCGGAGAGTCTCTCCCAAGAGAAAGAAAGATGACATATCCCCACTGCCCCAAAGCCAGGACTCCCTCAACATGAATATAGCAATAAACAGCATCGACATCTCCGATGAGGACTTTGAAATGGAGGAAGAGGAAAGCATTGCAGAAACGGAACCCGCTATCAGTCCTCGTAAATTGAGACTTCCGAGTCGAAAGCATGATATTCGGAACCTGGAAAACATGCAGCCGAATAATGTCTCTACAGCGAACCAGGGCTGGCTCCGCAGAACGCCTAAAAATTCCGGTGTTTTAACTAAACTGTCTCTCACTCAAAAAGGCAGCAACTTGAACTTGAAGCAAACCCGTTTAAAGTTCGAGGGAAATAAAACAAGTGCCAGCGAAAAGGATGTGATCGAGGAAAGCCCCAATGTGAGTTCAAGCTCAAAGCGGGCGCGTCCTCCTCGATCTTTATTGCAGAg TTTGCAGTGCCGCCACCGAGAACGCTTTAAACGCCAACGACTCGAAAACGACTGGTAG
- the LOC6493210 gene encoding uncharacterized protein LOC6493210 isoform X1 translates to MMTCGTCRGHKEKSIKCLVAALDTIKEHALMMQRESEESAKTIETLKAHNDKLHRALDLLKERQESIVQVEKRRRVSPKRKKDDISPLPQSQDSLNMNIAINSIDISDEDFEMEEEESIAETEPAISPRKLRLPSRKHDIRNLENMQPNNVSTANQGWLRRTPKNSGVLTKLSLTQKGSNLNLKQTRLKFEGNKTSASEKDVIEESPNVSSSSKRARPPRSLLQSQVCSAATENALNANDSKTTGSSDNKVSNLTFEMNEDDIDPDTQIMPPPGSPPALKIDESSDSVVLLTPATQDIIFLNDTTEDINKMGTMDMLAEIMKEDDDACSNALRQFEKKMIDQQKQVENNPPKPLKASIPKANVIKEEPVSQMESDLGNESTKMPEDIEKYMLDIENEDSKESEEEFPQPIVIKEENLSFKDRYNIDCEECEKFINFMGPNLTDEKIKSYLRNCKHIGDGNASPPGFWNPHMVSFAENDPRNEVLIDTRFRDGAKNLQKK, encoded by the exons ATGATGacgtgtggaacatgtcgagGACACAAGGAAAAAAGCATAAAGTGCCTGGTTGCAGCTTTGGACACGATCAAGGAACATGCATTAA TGATGCAGCGGGAGTCTGAGGAGAGCGCCAAGACTATAGAAACGTTAAAAGCCCATAACGATAAGTTGCACAGGGCCCTGGATTTGCTTAAAGAACGCCAAGAGTCCATTGTTCAAGTGGAGAAGCGGCGGAGAGTCTCTCCCAAGAGAAAGAAAGATGACATATCCCCACTGCCCCAAAGCCAGGACTCCCTCAACATGAATATAGCAATAAACAGCATCGACATCTCCGATGAGGACTTTGAAATGGAGGAAGAGGAAAGCATTGCAGAAACGGAACCCGCTATCAGTCCTCGTAAATTGAGACTTCCGAGTCGAAAGCATGATATTCGGAACCTGGAAAACATGCAGCCGAATAATGTCTCTACAGCGAACCAGGGCTGGCTCCGCAGAACGCCTAAAAATTCCGGTGTTTTAACTAAACTGTCTCTCACTCAAAAAGGCAGCAACTTGAACTTGAAGCAAACCCGTTTAAAGTTCGAGGGAAATAAAACAAGTGCCAGCGAAAAGGATGTGATCGAGGAAAGCCCCAATGTGAGTTCAAGCTCAAAGCGGGCGCGTCCTCCTCGATCTTTATTGCAGAg ccAAGTTTGCAGTGCCGCCACCGAGAACGCTTTAAACGCCAACGACTCGAAAACGACTGGTAGCAGCGATAACAAAGTGTCCAACCTCACATTTGAGATGAACGAGGACGACATTGACCCGGACACTCAGATAATGCCGCCACCAGGTTCCCCTCCAGCTTTAAAAATCGACGAATCTTCCGACAGTGTGGTTCTGCTTACTCCTGCCACTCAGGACATAATCTTCCTAAACGATACCACAGAGGATATTAATAAAATGGGAACAATGGATATGCTTGCGGAGATTATGAAGGAGGACGACGATGCCTGTTCCAACGCTTTGAGGCAATTCGAGAAAAAAATGATAGATCAGCAAAAGCAGGTCGAAAATAATCCCCCTAAACCTTTAAAGGCATCTATTCCAAAAGCTAATGTCATAAAAGAAGAACCCGTTTCCCAAATGGAATCAGATTTAGGTAATGAATCGACAAAAATGCCAGAGGATATTGAAAAGTATATGTTGGACATTGAAAACGAGGATAGCAAAGAATCGGAGGAGGAGTTTCCCCAACCCATTGTCATTAAGGAAGAAAATTTGAGCTTCAAAGATCGATACAACATTGATTGCGAGGAATGTGAAAAG TTTATAAACTTTATGGGCCCTAATTTGACtgatgaaaaaattaaatcctATTTGAGAAACTGCAAGCATATCGGCGATGGAAACGCATCACCACCTGGGTTCTGGAATCCGCATATGGTTTCCTTTGCAGAAAACGATCCCAGGAATGAGGTTTTGATAGATACACGGTTCCGTGACGGTGCAAAAAATCTACAGAAAAAATGA